From a region of the Syngnathoides biaculeatus isolate LvHL_M chromosome 2, ASM1980259v1, whole genome shotgun sequence genome:
- the LOC133511992 gene encoding rho-related GTP-binding protein RhoA-C-like: MAAIRKKLVIVGDGACGKTCLLIVFSKDQFPEVYVPTVFENYVADIEVDNKQVELALWDTAGQEDYDRLRPLSYPDTDVILMCFSVDSPDSLENIPEKWTPEVKHFCPNVPIILVGNKKDLRNDDLTRRELAKMKQEPVKSEEGREMANRICAFGYLECSAKTKDGVREVFEMATRAALQAKRRGKKSICLLL; this comes from the exons ATGGCTGCAATCCGAAAGAAACTAGTAATAGTTGGCGATGGCGCATGTGGCAAGACATGTCTCCTCATCGTGTTCAGCAAGGATCAGTTCCCTGAGGTGTATGTGCCAACAGTGTTTGAAAACTATGTGGCGGATATCGAAGTGGACAATAAACAG gtaGAGTTGGCTCTTTGGGACACCGCAGGTCAGGAGGATTATGACCGCCTGCGACCTCTCTCTTATCCAGACACGGACGTCATCCTTATGTGCTTCTCCGTTGATAGTCCTGATAGTTTAG AGAACATCCCTGAGAAGTGGACACCTGAGGTCAAGCACTTTTGTCCCAATGTGCCCATCATTCTGGTGGGAAACAAGAAGGACCTGCGCAACGATGATCTCACACGCCGAGAACTGGCAAAGATGAAACAG GAACCTGTGAAGTCAGAGGAAGGGAGAGAAATGGCAAACCGAATCTGTGCCTTTGGATATTTGGAGTGCTCAGCGAAGACCAAGGACGGTGTGAGGGAGGTGTTTGAAATGGCCACTAGGGCAGCACTGCAGGCCAAGAGAAGAGGCAAAAAAAGCATATGTCTTCTGCTATAA